GCGAAGACGATCCTTCTTCGCACGCGCAGCCATCAAAGCATCCAATGCCGCAGACTCTGCAGCATCCGCTTCGGCCTCTTGTTGTTCAAGACGCGCCATCTCCTTGTCCAACTTTTCAAAGTTCGGGACAGGAACTTCCACAGGAACGCACGACTTCACACCGTTGCGATAACAATTTCCACATTCTTTCTTTAACGACGACATCCGACACTCGAGCCCCCGCTTCGCACAATATTGACAAGACACCATCGCGATTGTACCGACTAGGTTGATTCGGTCACCAAGGGTATGACGATGGGCGGTACTTCTGGAAACCATGACACGTCAGCTCATGAGGACATGAGATTAGGAGAGGGAGGATAGTGTTACGAACCTAAGGAGAGGACACAGTGCAAGATATGAAGGGCAGAAGGATGGAGACCTTGtcggaatcccttctcagaCAAAGGCGTACAAAGGTGTACAAGGACCAATGACGTAAGCCTGCCCCGCATCCCACAAAGCTTGGCGGAACGCCACCATGGGACATGTCACGTGTGTCCCAAGGAATCCCACGATGTACCACGAGGTCCCACGCATGGGACAGTGTAGGACAACGTAGGACGTATAGGACATAGGACATTCGTTAGTATATAACaataggcaatgagcccttacggttcattgtgttcaactttgaaatctaaggattagtacttgattctcaactccccgtatattacatcgatctaccaatcgtgctatacaccctcgtgtccatcgcatcactctatccccgagaaccaacccaagatcatcttcggacgaccttcacagactctctcagtcatggcatgtaagtgtgtcaattgctaactatacaaagctcggctaatatagagcggtgtgggtcatgtgacttagcgtcctcgtgacaggtgaccggaatattctcaacagtttttggcttttctacaaaagatagcttgtatctgtttgttgccaggtgctaaagagcagtttgataagtagaaagagatgtagcagcgggctcttgtggcaaaggagagggttgtggttttagttttatacagtgtctctctgtaggtcttctggtggctgtcctaggtaccattttcttgttcctattttggtgctagtgataaaagctagggttgcttctatacctatactagtgtggagtagtagtggtagtgtgactgggcgatgtttgattgtttgtaggagcgtttttcgatggtctttgtatagatgacagtacagtagtaggtgttctggcgtttggatgttttggcaggtgcagcgattagagtctcgtttcttaaatctctttaggtaggagttgaagtatccgtgtcctagcttaagagagtagaTCTCCTATCCATAGTTAGTATAGCTTTGGCTGCAAAGCTGGGTTATTTCTTCACATACAGGTGGGAGCAATGCAATATCCGCGTCAAGGGTGTATTCGTCTGGATTGTCACTCTTAACATCCTCGGTTCCAGCCAGGTCTGTAAAAGACTCGCCGAAATCTGATAAGACGAATGTGGGAAACTATTGCAGTCAATATCATTGTCACTTTGCGTTTGCATCACCAGTACATTGTCACTTACCTCCCCTTCCTGCACCGCAGGTTTCATGAAGATGTTGTTTATCTTTATATCGTTATGCTTGATTGGCTTCCATCCGGGTGTTGTATGCTGCACTTCACCCTGACTTGCTTGGCCATAATGTAGGATCTGACACGCTGTTACCAACGAGCTAGCAATTCTCCAGATGAGTCCTTCTGGTAACAGCTCTGGAAGCTCACCGTCACCACCGTCACCACCGTTACGCCATTTGTGCATTTTTTTTAAAGTGGCTGTTAAGTCCTACTAGGAGTTCCCTACCCTCATAGTAGTTGAGGAAAATTCGGTAACGTTGCAGCTCCATCATTAAGCGGTAGCCTTGGTGCTCTACAAGAGTATCATGGTCTATTCCCCCACTAGCTGCTGTGCGGCTTTGATCAACTAGCTGGTGCATGTTGATCTCTTGAGGAACCTGATTTCGCCATCTTACTGGATCCCGCCATATGTGTTTTGATGGTCTACATTCTTTCACAATCATTTGCTGTTGTTTTTTAGTGGTACAATTATCAAGAGAAGCAATTTGCATTTGCTTTTAGTATGCTCTTACTCTGATTATGGTATTCGTTTCGTCATGCTGGCATCGTAGCCCAACACATCCATAACTCCCAGCGCCTAGGAATCTTTTGTTTCTCCAGTTGTCTTCATTCCGAGGTGGCCATAACATTGGACGTGTGTTTCTCCAAAGAAGTTGATTACCCTTATCTTTGGCGATTGAGCCCATTGATTCGTTTATAGTTTCATCATCTTGAGGCTCAGGATCCCAAGGTAGGTTGGGCCAAAAGTCAAAGGGATAGCCATTAATGGGACGCGCAGGTGGTGGGGGCGGAGGAGAAGgtgggggagggggaggTGGGACAGGTGGGTTAGGAAGAGCAGGACGAGGCACCACTGCTACAAAGCCAGGTGGTACCGGGGGCGCAGCAGATATGACACCACGAGCCGGTGGTAGCCTCCGATTTGTTTTGGCCGAGGTCGCGTCCCTTTGATTCCATGGATTCACAGGAACCAGATCCGGCCTGTACATTAGGTATATCTTCTTTTTACCGATCTTACGTCTGTACTCATCCCGAATGATGATTTCACCAAACCACAAAGTTTCCGCAGTCCACTTTATATCATCTAGACGGTGCGTTAGTGGGGACAGTAGATAACCAGAGTGGATGACTTGCTGTTTAACCATGTCGGTCGATTTTCAGGACACCATCGCTCAAGAGACCTCTTCAAGTATGGCAGGCCATTGGCGTAGGGCGGTTTTTTGACCATGGTAGCAATATGAGCTATAAACTTGGGATTTTAATGTTTATGACAGTGTCTCCGGGTGTTCGCGCGAAAGTGGGTGATATCGCGTCCAAATCTCGATGGTTTCCTTACTTGTCAATGACGAACAATGTCTCTTAACAAAGAGCCAATTTTGTATTGACGCTTCGCCACGGCTTTGCCGTAGGAGGAACAATGGCCTCCAAGGCAACGCCATGTCACAAAGAGGACAAGCAATAGCCGACAAATTCAAGGCTTCGTATCGACTGTGCGTGCTAGTCATTTGCCCACAGATCCACAACTAATCTTGATCCGGGCAGCTCTTTGTCGTTTTCGCAGAAATAGAGATCTTGAAGTTGTGTGACAGAGATGAAATCGTCTTTCTTTGAGATGGACAAGGTTGCGTTAACGTTGATCGATAGCGAAGAAGACATCATGGCACGGCAGGTCGTAGCAGAGGTGGCGGTGCTGCACAGGCGACCACTTTTACAGCTTTGCTTGCGCTGCTCTATCATAGCTGTAAGTTCTATGTGTACACATCGCAAAGAGTCTGTTTAGTATAGTATCAGCTGGTGCGTGGGAGAAGAATGGCAAGTTCTGCGGCCGCATGCGGAAGTGGAAGGTGTCGGGTACGATGACGTCATTGGCCCTTGTGCAACATTCGGTGGGAATTTCAACACGTATCCAGAGCAAAGAATGTACATAAATTCTGGGTCTGGTTATGATTTTATTGAAAAGCAAGTATTATGTGAAACCTCATGTTCTTCTCATGCATTACCGCTCACTGGAATGGAAAAATGATAATCGTCAGTTCAATCACCGCTTCCAAAACCTCCAACTCTTGCccttctctctcttctctGCACTTCCGATAACATTCCCAACAACCTTCTGATCCATCTGGTCGAGTTTGTAGTTCTTCAGGACGAACGTCAGGGGTAAGATTGGTGCCGCACAGCAAAGAGCTCCGATGAGGAGGTAGCGCATAGTCTCCTGGTAAGCCTGGTTGATAGCAAGCCGTACCGGAGATCCGAGTGGGTATGTAGTGTAATTAGAAGACACAGTCAGATCCCCGTATATTTttgcccagtcagccgcATTCGTAGCTGGGAGATACTCCTGAAGTTTTGCAGGCACATAGGTCGACCAGATGGCACCGGATATGGCCGATCCAACCGCACCACCGACTTCGAGCAGTGTGAGCCAAACGGTAGTGACGGCTGCAACTTGTTGATGTGAAGCTGATGCCTGCACACCGAGCTGCACTGGTACGTTGAGGAACCCGCCACCAATGCCAATAACAATTTGGGTTCCAACAAGGGTGCCGACAGACGCGTCTTGTGTGCGATACACCAGCATGAGGCCCATACCCAGGAGGTAGATGGTCGCACCTATCGTGACATAGTATTTGTAGTGTGCCGTATACTTGATCAAAAGCGAGACCACAATTGATGAGACAGTAGAACTGAATGTAAAGACCCGGGTGATATAGCCGGCGGTGACGAAGGACTGGCCTTGCACGATCTGGAGATACGAGTTGAAGTATGGGAAAACCGACATGTAGAACGCCACTGCCGAGTAATTAGTATGGACTTGGTTCCAATCGTGATCGTATCGAATCATCGTGTGCAACATAATGATGTTTTCGAGACTCTCTAAACTTACTGAAGTAGAAGAATGCTATCATGACACCTGCGATGATCGTTTTCTCTTTGAACAACTCGGGTGGAAAGAAGGCATTTGGTGCTAACTTCTTACTGGTTTCCCAGAAAGGGAAAGCTATTAGAAGCACACCACCAATGACGAGCATAGCGATCATGCTTCCATTTTTCCACTCACCATTTGCATTTGGAGCAAGGGTGAGAGGAAGTAGAATCAGTGAGATGGCTGCAGCAAACAACAACAGTCCGAAAGCGTCCAGATCCAACCAAAGGTTTTTAAGGATTTGAAGGAGACTGAAGCCGCGGAAAGGGCTGGGAACCTCAAAGCCTAACTTCTTTGCCCGCTGCTGATTCATAAATAGGCTTACTGCCAGTGGAATGAAACAGATTGGAAGAATGATGGCCCAGATCCCGTATCCCCATCGCCAAGTAGTATTGGCCAAGATTGACTTACCGACTTCCGGTCCTGCCCAAGTAGTCCAGAGAAAGGGTACATCAAACAGGGTGGCGAAAAGAGCGCGATTCAATAGATCTGTCGTATCAGCTACAAAGATCTGTTGCAAGACCTGTAGTCCATTGAAGCCCGCAGCCCAGAATATCTGTGCGCCTGCGAATGTTTTGACACTGTTAGAGCCCGCCTGCATGATATAGCCAATCGTATAGAGAAAGACCGTAATCGAGAATGATTCGAGACGTCCAAAGACATCTGCAATCTTTCCCATTGGCGGTTTGATGACAGCTGTGTGAGGGTCAGAAGCTGGTCATAAGCATTAAGCAGTGAGGGTTACCGCTGACGACGCCCTGCACAACGTAGATGGTGGAGACTAGAGAGTGTGACGAAAATGCACTCGTAGCAAACGGCGCCATGAGACTGGTGACCTGAATCTCAAGAGAAGTGACATTAGCGATGATGAGAAGGCTGGAAGCTGTGTTAGATTGTGAAGCTGTAGGGTAGGATTCAATGGAGAGAGCCTACGTGACATATGCGATGATGAGTGAGGTTTTTGTCCACGCCTTGCTGACGGCTTCGATACGCCTGACACCAGCTTGGGCCgagggcgcgttcgaggagtGTTCTCCTAGACCGCTATCGTGGCTATCATCCTCGTCTTTGCCGAACTTGTCGCCACGATCGGTGTCCATGTGGTGAGTTTGGTGTCCAGAAAGGCCGTCGCCATGATGCACTGGATTTCTCATGTTAGCAAGCAGATTGCTGTTGTGTTGTGCAGACGCCAAAGTCGCGATCCCCTACAGCAATGTTCGAGGTAGCAGATGTTTTTGGGTCGAATCGGCCCTGATTGCGACACGGCTCGAGCAAATAGCGGCTAGTCGGCTAGGTGATCTCAGCACGCTAAGTGTACCTAAGTGGCGTGTGAGGGCAAATGCTCGTTCACCCACACAACAGCCCCATTAAGTCCACAGACTTGTGCTATGATAACATTACGCGCACATGAACCACGTGCAGGTGTATTCTAGCATGATTTTAGCGCTGACACAGATTTTAATCGGATTTGTTGTGGATTTTGAGAATGCTTGGCAACAATAAATGGAGTCTTGGAGTTACGTCAGGCCGAATCACGTGTTGATTGTGAGCCTTGGCTTCAACTGATTCTCAAGTTCTCGACCTTGATTCCAACTCACTGCCAGTCA
The sequence above is a segment of the Pyrenophora tritici-repentis strain M4 chromosome 3, whole genome shotgun sequence genome. Coding sequences within it:
- a CDS encoding ProP, Permease major facilitator superfamily: MRNPVHHGDGLSGHQTHHMDTDRGDKFGKDEDDSHDSGLGEHSSNAPSAQAGVRRIEAVSKAWTKTSLIIAYVTLLIIANVTSLEIQVTSLMAPFATSAFSSHSLVSTIYVVQGVVSAVIKPPMGKIADVFGRLESFSITVFLYTIGYIMQAGSNSVKTFAGAQIFWAAGFNGLQVLQQIFVADTTDLLNRALFATLFDVPFLWTTWAGPEVGKSILANTTWRWGYGIWAIILPICFIPLAVSLFMNQQRAKKLGFEVPSPFRGFSLLQILKNLWLDLDAFGLLLFAAAISLILLPLTLAPNANGEWKNGSMIAMLVIGGVLLIAFPFWETSKKLAPNAFFPPELFKEKTIIAGVMIAFFYFMAFYMSVFPYFNSYLQIVQGQSFVTAGYITRVFTFSSTVSSIVVSLLIKYTAHYKYYVTIGATIYLLGMGLMLVYRTQDASVGTLVGTQIVIGIGGGFLNVPVQLGVQASASHQQVAAVTTVWLTLLEVGGAVGSAISGAIWSTYVPAKLQEYLPATNAADWAKIYGDLTVSSNYTTYPLGSPVRLAINQAYQETMRYLLIGALCCAAPILPLTFVLKNYKLDQMDQKVVGNVIGSAEKREKGKSWRFWKR